One Glandiceps talaboti chromosome 2, keGlaTala1.1, whole genome shotgun sequence genomic region harbors:
- the LOC144448942 gene encoding uncharacterized protein LOC144448942: MLGKGVKRKYHELEEEKEMGFANLYSEQRQSFLNISLHKLRSCQNVTEPKLLRSVLICNTLKQIEKELQMENTGMIYGGRGLSPPPYISKNTDSMEIPTKEESQRAFNKCSVTTETKVKSQDEDKENVCSEKMTCRQYNNVSRTKKDSATCESTDLSMDIEKIEPLSPLGTCETSDASEKHETCRTETDVKTVNNNNNCERESNCTDIESIDSTLSLLEAGEEEFGDIDVSLYDFDLFTPISPKSTEEVWKVNATTDSTSISNLCPTTSCRSDILDDIDQIMNVLIEVGM, translated from the coding sequence ATGCTGGGCAAAGGTGTGAAGCGAAAATACCATGAACTGGAAGAAGAGAAAGAGATGGGCTTTGCCAATTTGTACAGTGAACAACGCCAATCTTTTTTGAATATATCCCTCCATAAACTGAGGTCTTGCCAAAATGTTACAGAACCAAAGCTGCTTCGTTCAGTTTTGATTTGCAATACGCTCAAGCAAATTGAGAAGGAGTTGCAAATGGAAAATACTGGTATGATATATGGTGGCAGGGGACTCTCTCCTCCGCCGTACATCAGTAAAAATACGGATTCCATGGAAATACCAACTAAAGAAGAAAGTCAGAGAGCATTCAATAAATGCAGTGTTACAACAGAAACCAAAGTCAAAAGCCAAGATGAGGACAAAGAAAATGTGTGTTCAGAAAAAATGACATGTAGACAGTACAACAATGTGTCAAGGACGAAGAAGGACAGTGCAACTTGTGAAAGTACAGACCTGTCAATGGACATAGAGAAAATTGAGCCGCTTTCACCTCTAGGCACATGTGAGACAAGTGACGCCTCTGAAAAACATGAAACGTGTAGGACTGAGACTGATGTCAAAACTgtgaacaacaacaataattgtGAAAGAGAATCAAATTGTACTGATATTGAAAGTATTGACTCAACGTTAAGTTTACTTGAAGCAGGCGAGGAAGAATTTGGAGATATAGACGTTTCATTGTATGACTTTGATCTTTTTACGCCAATCAGCCCAAAAAGTACTGAAGAAGTTTGGAAAGTGAATGCCACTACAGACTCTACTTCCATATCAAATCTATGTCCAACTACCAGTTGTAGGAGTGATATACTGGATGACATTGATCAAATCATGAATGTCCTTATTGAAGTTGGTATGTAA